Genomic window (Chionomys nivalis chromosome 7, mChiNiv1.1, whole genome shotgun sequence):
GTCACCATGAAAGCTCCTACTGCGTTCTGTGTCCCATCCCCGAGGTGTCTGACcacctttctctgtgtctccatggTGACCCCAAACCTTGATGACGGTTTCTGGTTCCTAGGCTTGGCTATAAGGCGTATGAACATATCCTCTGCATTCTGAAGGTGGACAGCAATGGGGTGATCACCGTGAAGCCTGACTTCACCGGCATCAAAGGACCCTACaggtgggaaggagaaaaagagtatGCCCAGGCTTCTCTGCTTGCCCTCCCGCCTCTAGCTGAGCAGATTCCAGAAAGCCCTGAACTGCTCCTAAATGTTTAGTTTGCAGGCACTGATTCATATTCTGCCCTGGGTTATAGGCCTTTAGGAAACGTCCAGGAAGCATGGAGCCAAAGGAATCCCATTAGCTGTGCAGTTGAGTGAGAAGGATTCGTGCATTGCAGAGTATAGGGGCTGgctaggaaagggaaggggactCAGCCAGATCAGGTCCAGTCTCCTCATCTATCCGAGAGGACAGCACTGTGAGAGACCAAACTCTCCCACCCTGTCCCCTCTTCAGGTGAGAGGACTGACTGCTGTCGGGGGTCCCGTGTCAGTGAGGTAGAACAGGTCCAGAACTGGTCTGGTACCCTTTCCGCTTTGCCACTATTTCCCTCTCTTGGTCATCTTTAGGCCGTCTTCATCATATACTTCAAGTGAGTGGTGTCACCAGCCATGTTGACTCCCTGGGCAGGGTCTGGAAGGCCACTCCTCTCGCCGACAGAAATGATCCTTTTTGTGGCTTTGACCTTACAGAATCGAGACTGAGGGAGAAAAGCAGGAACATACTTCTGCTTGGAAATACACAATCGACAATGTGTCCTCACTAGCACAGCCAGAGGAGGAGGAGCGGGAGCAGCGTGTGTTCAAGGACGTAAGCACTAGTTTACGTGAAACCACGTCCGGGTGGCTGCTGAGGGGCAGCCCACCACCATCCAGGAAACACAGGAAAAGCAGGCGGCTTTGACCATACGGGAGCATAATACCAGTGACCATGTACCTGAGTATTGATTGTGCTCCATGCCAGGCATATCCCAAGCATTCTGTTTAGCTCTTCCCACCCTGGGAGGTGAGCATTCGTACCACTTTATAAACAAGGACCCCGAAGTTAAGGACCCAAGTAATAGAGCTTATACACTTGAGAGCCAGGTTCACTCCCAGACTGGCCAACTTCAGCACCTCTGGGTATCACTGTTAGTTATTAGCAGGGATGTGTTGTTGGGACTGGGCGACCTGTTCTCACTTGATCAAAAAGGGGAGTGAGGATTGAGGAAAGGAATAGACAAGAGGCTGAAGATAGAGTTGGGAGAGCTTCTGGTGAATACTGTAACAACCCCAAGTCTATCACTCATAGATAGATCACTCATAGTCCTTATATACCCCAATCAAAAGCCGTGGGCACAAGACTTCCTTCccatgatataaggaataaacCATTATAATTACCTTCTTACTTCTCAAAACACCTAGTAACCTCACCCTAAGGCAAACATCCCATTGTTTGGCCTTTGAGGAGCAAGACATTCAGTAACCATATCTTTGACCCAACATCCTGTTTGGCCTTGAGGaagaataggtttgaactctctgaccaTGATGAATCAAGATGGAATGGATTCAGAACTGTGGGCtcccacaatgtgtgtgtgtgttgagactgTCTCATGCTAGCTCAGACTACCCAGGAACTCctaggtagcccaggttggccttgagttgGCAGCATCCAATGTTGGGATGGCTGGCACAAACTTGGTGGTATCTAGTTTGCTTACCCAGCCCCGATTTCCTCCCAGTCAGAACCAAACCCTGGCCTGGCTCTGTCTGCATTTTGAGGATTGGTTCACTTTGTTTCCTCAGCTTTATGGCCGCCACAAGGAGTACCTCAGCAGCCTCGTGGGCACAGACTTTGAGATGGTGAGCAGCTCAGTTTCCTGCAGTGCTGTGAGTTGCTAGGCGGCGTCTGGCTGTGGAGGCCCTTATAGTACCTCTCTCAGAAGGCTCCAAGACGCGCTCTGCAGATGCATTACACGACTCTGCACATTGATGAGGACCCTGCATGCCTAGAACAGGGTCTGAAAGGGAACACACACGCTATGTGAGCctctcttagaccaggctgggtgatggtggtcaATGGGCATTGGGCAGCGAAAAGAATATTTTGACTTCTTGTCCTCCATGTTtaggtggtttttggtttttatcaGTGGTAATGCATTAATGTATTAATttacaattaattaaaatatatatagaaatcaaAAAATATCTTCCTCATACTTCATGTGGATGTTGTTGTAGAGCAACTCAGACAGGGGAAGAGGTGTCATTTCTGCTGATCAAGTGTTTTGGATCTTAGAAATGAAACCTGTAAGCAGTCTAGGTCAGTCACCTGGGTGCTGTCTGGGTTTCCCTCTCACCAGGGATTCCATTTCTAGATCTGCACACAAGGCTAGAACTGCTCACTggcttccctttctctgtctctaggAAAGTAACTCATACTGTTTTTATAGTATCTAGGTAACAAAttctaatgttaaaaaaaaaagtcaagacagATAACataaacactttaaaaagaaacttggtGACCTGAAGAGCCCCAGGGTTACCTTCTCTGCCATCTCAGTACTGTGCTGTGTCTCTATGAGTCTGGAAACAGGAACAGTTCTGTGGAGAAGTGCCAGGGCAGAAGGATATGCAGTAATGTGGCAGAGGTGGGAGATTCAGTGGAAGGTTTTCTGCAGGTTTGGGGACAGGGTTGGAGGGGCAGCTTGATTCCCTCTGCTCCCAACACCTTCCCATTTCTCTCCGCTGCAGACTGTCCCAGGTGCCCTCCGGCTCTTTGTAAACGGAGAAGTAGGTAAGTGTCTTGTCTTGGAGTCAGACAAGGGTCTGCTGGAACTCTGAGTGCCCTACTCACCTCCACTTAGTCTGGGCTGAACATAGGAGACTGAGTGGTGAGACGTTTCTGGAAGCAGAGAATTCTGGTTCTCCGAGGGCTTATTTGCAGAGCACGTGGCCCCTTTAAGACCTGACCAAGAAGGGCAGTGAGAGAACGGGCTACTCTCgtgctctgttttctctcttaagTTTCAGCCCAAGGCTACGAGTATGACCACCTCTGCATCCATTTCTTTGTGGAACTGCCAGCTGCTAGTAAGTGCGTTTtcttgcatttcttcttttctatcttttccGACAGTTCTCGGGGCTTTCCTTTCACTCCCACAGGACCAGTTCATAGGTCACCCCCACCTTGCCAGTTCTAAAGGTTGCTCAGATCCTTCCCCGTAATGAACCTCCCTGACGCAGCTGACCCAGCTGACCCAGCTGACCCAGCTCACTTTCTTCATGAAGCATCTCTCTTGGCCCAGCGCCCTCCTTCTCACCAAGAGCTCTTTGGGCTCTTTGGTGGATTCCTCCTCATCTCCTTGTCCTAAACTGTGAGCACATCGCAGCTAAACCTGACCTGGGTCTCTAGTCTCCAGAGGCAGTTAGACCCATCCCATAGCTTAAATCACACCCATGTCTGTTGCCCTCCAGGATAGACAATCCTGGTCACTAATATCCTCAGAACCGATCAGCTTTGAGCACTCAGTCAATGGCGGTAAATGGCTAACGCATTGCGTgaaagagtgaatgaatgaatgaatgaatgaacaaatgaatgaatggatgtcTAAAAGAACTCTGTCCTCGCTCAATGACTTCCTGGCCTTTCTAGTGAGCTCATTGTGTCTTCGGCTTTCAGATTGGTCAAGTCCATCATTCCCGCAGTTCTCGGGAGTGACCCAGACCTGTGCCACCAAATCGCAGGGAATGGTATGGCGGATGAGAGGGTGTACCTGGGAGGGAATGACAGCTCCAGGTGGCATTTGAAGCTTCACGAGGCCAACCCCCTGTGTAGTGTGTGGAGGAGTCATAATTGGGGCTGTTTCTATGTTTGCCTGCAGGGCTGCCCCGGCTGTCTTGATCTCTCAGAGAATGACAGCAGCTCATGTGGCTGTCCCTTAGCCTGTTGGCTTCCTACGAGGCTGGCAGTTTCTCTTTCCCCTGTGTGAAGGTGACCTTGGCTTTGGACACAAAGAGAACCAATTCCACCCTGTGACACCGAACATAAATGACACTCCTCCTTTTTAGGACAAGGTGGCCTATTTCTCCTACCCGTTCGCGTTTGAAGCCTTCTTTCTCCACGAGGATGAATCAGCTGGTGAGTGGCTGCGGTCCCCAGCCTCACTTCTCTCCCAGGGCCCCCTCTCCACAACGGTCCCTGTGACCAGATTGTGCCACCTCACCTACTTTCCAGACGCCCTCCCGGAGTGGCCCGTGCTCTACTGTAAGGTCCTCTCCCTGGACTTCTGGCAGAGGTACCGTGTGGAAGGCTATGGGGCTGCAGTGCTGCCGGCCACCCCAGGTAAGCTCTGTCCCTGCTCTTCCCTATGCCCTCGGCCCTAGCAACAAGACTAGCACTTCCATAAGACCCCCATGCTCCTGAGGAGAAGTAGAGGTGATTAGGGATCAGGCTCTCTGACTTGAAAGATTGCTTGTAGCTTGGCAGGATTTCTCCCGTGCCCTGAGAGAACTGTGAAGCTGACCTTCTGAAGTCCAGCAGCCTGATGGTTGTCATATGCCCCAGTCCTCCAGTTAGACCACAGCCTTGACAGAGAAGCCGCGCGGTCAGTGGGCTCTGGGCCTGCAGGTACCGAATGAGGCAGCGATCCTTCTGAAGTAGAAGTACAGGCCTGCTGATTACTGTTCTCCCAGACCCTCTGTGAGGTGTATGTTGCACTTGCTCCTACATTTTCCTAGGTCCAAAGAGAAAGAGGCTCTTGGAGGTTGGCAAGCTTGTCTTGAGCACACAGTGATCCCTGGAATAGCTGGGATTAGGAGTTCTGTCTTACTGTCTTCCGGTCAGGCGGTCACCCACCATGATAATCTTTACATAGGTCAAGCCATCACCAACTCAGGTCACTGCTGGGAAGTCAAGCATGGAACCTGGCCCTTTCCCCTCTTGCTTACACAGGATCACACACCCTGACCATCTCCACATGGAGGCCCATGGAGATGGGCCTTGTGGCAGAGCTAAGGAGGTTCTTCATAGGCggttccttggagctggaggaCCCCTCCTACGTGAGAATCCCGGGAACCTTCAAGGTGACTTATCTTTGGGGAGACTGCTGAGTGTTTCTGTTCCTGTAGTGTCTGGACTGAGGCCCCTCCCCTCATTGTTCGTTGCCCCTTCCTTCCTGTGGCTTGTGCTGCAGGTCCCGCCCTATGATATCTGTACTAGGAGATCCTTGGGAAAGAGTGTATTTAGAGATTCCTTTACCCCCATTAGATAACTGGCCCCTTCTGTCACTGAAGGCCTTGGTCAGCAGATGCAGGGTGGACttctaagaaacaaataaaccttCTCATTCTCAAATGAGGGTAGAATGTTGCTGGAGTTACGAGAGGGGAGCCTGGTGTTACCCTTGTGCTGGGGTCAGGATGACAGAGTGAAGCTTCCTCAGTGATGCTACCCGTCCCAAGGCTAGGAATAGGAATGGCAGCAAAGCCTCTGGTCTAAGTCTGCACAAACTGATCGCATCTCCGCTGTCTGCTCAGGGGGAAAGGCTGAGCCGCTTTGGATTCCGCACTGAGACGACAGGTACTGTCACCTTCCGCTTGCACTGCCTGCAGCAGTCCAGGTGAGTGACACTGTCCCCCACCCGTCCTTGTCCTTGTTGGTTGGTGAGCAGTCTTGACTATCTACTGGGCCTCCCTGCAGGGCTTTCATGGAATCGAACTCCCTCCGGAAACAGATGCGGAGTGTGTTGGACCGCCTGGAAGGGTTCAGCCAGCAGAGCTCCACACACAATGTACTAGGTAGGTTCCTCCTTCCCCAAACTGGACACCCGGAGCCACTTTCTTCTCCACACCACAGTAGCTGACTAGGTGACAATATTTCCCTCCCTTACAGAAGCCTTCCGTAGAGCCCGGCGCCGCATGCAGGAGGCCCGAGAGAGCCTCCCCCAGGACCTTGTGAGCCCCTCCGGAACACTAGCCTAGCTCTCTGCAACCCTGGCTGTGGAGCAAGAGGACAAGGTGAAGGATGTCTCATCCGGTGCTCTCTCACTTCATCTTGCTTTTTAGAGGCCACATTGGTCTACCAAACTGGAGGATCTAGAAATTTCCAGCTGgctcctctgtgtagcctttAGCAGGACTTTCTTCCCTGTGGAAGTAAAGCCGGAGACTCTGGGGCCCCGTGTGACTCCTCTTCCTATTTCAGCTGCCAAACGTGGGCACCATAACAAGGCCGGCTGTGTAGTCTGAGACTGGCTTGGTGTGAGCCCAGCGTTAGCCTGTCCTCAACCCCGGATCTTTCTGGTTTGTCACATCATCTCAGTGGCTTCGCAGCCCTTAAAAATGGAGTTTGGTGGTCAGGAGTAGTGGCaccgcctttaatccagcacttgggaggcagaggcaagtggatctctgtgagttcgaggccagcctggtctacatagatagttccaagacagccagagcagcacagtgagaccctgtctcaaaaaacaaacaacaacaacaacaacaagatgcAATTTGACATCATCCAAGGAGGAAGATGCATGAGGGAGCtcagtctctcccttctcccaagaAGAGTGGAGGCTTAgaggcctcagcttcctgagtaaatctctgtcccctcccctcagGCAGCTTCATTCTACAGTgtagggctggctggctgggttgAGGACATGGCCTAGGGCAGTTCCCTGCCCTTCCTGCTAGCTGCATAGGGTCTttcattgtgtttgtttttcatataaaaaGTATTTATATTGACTGATCTTCTGTGGACTGTCATTCTTTCTACCTAAGGCCCAAACTCTTCCATCTTCCCTCCACAGAAGAGACCATGTGGGAGTCCCAGTCTGCATCTTAGTAACTCTTGTCTTCCATACTTGGGGTAAAGCTTGGAACCAAGGCCACACTCTCCCCAGCCCAACACAGAGACAGCAGGCCCTGTCCTCAGTATTGTTTTATTGCTAGAAGTAAAGAGTGCTGCCCTTCCTGCAGGGCCAGAGGAAGGTTGTGGCGTGGCTAAGATCCGGGACTGTGTGGTCTTCCAGTCATGCTCTGGGGCAGGGACAGGAGAAAGTGCTGGTAACCCTCCCACAGTCCCTTGCGGGAACCTCAGAACCTCGTGGCTTGACTCACAGGCTCTTATACCTGGTGCTGATTCATAACCGACTACCTAAGAGGTTGCCAAGGTTAACGGGTGCATTGCCATTGCATCCTTGGCACTCAACCAATGAAGCCAGCTCTGAGCTGTAGCCAGCGAAAGCTCCAGCAGGAAATGGGTTTGGGGGAGAAAGCAGCCTCATGATCTCCTCCTTACCCTCGTCTCCAAGACTTGAGGGTTTGGCATGGAATCCTGAGGAAACAGCAGAAATAAGCGAGGGAATTTGTTGGATATCCAGACAGAGATACTTTAGGACATTTGTGGTAAAACTAGGGGCAATGGAACACTTCTAATTTTCCCTGCCCCCTACGAAGTCCTAGACCCCAGAACTGACTATCGGCCCAGAAGCTAGCATTCCTAGAAGCCATTAGGAAAGAGTACCATACTCCTAGAGACAAGCTCTATCTCGGGGAGAGGTGTGAGGGCCTGGCTCGTTACAGGTCTCCCCTTACCTGCTGAAGCCTCATCTGCCTCGCCAGGCTGACAGGTTCAACTTGGGAACACGGCTACAGCTCACAAAGCCCCTTGGATAGATGTTAGCCCTGAAGATGTCCTTCGCAACAGTGGTAATACCAGTATTGTCGCATATAATCCGAGATAAAGAAACTCGTCTCAGGGCTTTGCGCTGTCTTCTGGTGAACACACCCCGTTTCTCCCACCAGAACCTGAAGGTCGAGAGATGCATGAGAAAGCTGGGGCatactgcatagtgagttccttTCACGTGCTTGGCACATTCTATGTCCTTCCTTCCATGTGGTGCTCCTGCCAGTTTCTGCCCAGTGAACTACACAGAGGTAAGCAGATGACAATCGAGGTGGCCAAGGAAGGATTTGAACCCACACTTATGCACATCCACTTAAGGACTCAGGTCCAGATTAGTTCTTTCTGCCCGTGCCTTCTGGGATCTTGCTCCTTAGAGGCCACATTGGTCTACCAAACTGGATGATCTAGAAATTTCCACCCAGAACAATGGAGCTACCTAGTCGCTCTTTTGGCCTAAGGAGGCTCCAGCTCAGTCTATGTCAGCCTTGCCTTGGTCAGCATTTCTTTCCCATGGGGGAACCCCCAGGTCTTCTTTAATGATTtatatatgtattggtgttttgcctgcatgtctgtgtgaaggtgttgaatcccctgagttgtcttatgggtgctgggaattgaaccctgttcatcttcagtgctcttaaccactgaaccatctctccagccccgagaaacGAAGCTTTGAAAGGTGCTTTCTCACTCATTCAGTCACACCGCGCTGTCTGTCTCCTCTACTTTAGGTGCCAGGGCTCACTTACCTGTCCCCATCTCTGGCTCTTCTGAACTGGTTCTCAAAAAGACAAGCCAGGAGAGGCCCCACTCGGGCCCCAGGCAGAAGAGGCTCCGCAATGGCTCCCATCCAGATGTCAATGTTGTCAGGTGTCCCATACAGTCTCAGGAACTTCCTTGCCAAAGCCTGATTTCTTAGCACCTGGCTAAGCTGGGCCAAGTTTCGGGGCTGGGAAAGCCCACAGAAGCGTCGCCAGGCATTGTATCCTGCGGGAGAGCCAGGAAGCAGCTGTCAGTCTTCCATAGTTTTTGTTGCTCCCCACAAATCCTCCAGAGTATGTTCTGTGATCAATACTGAATGGAACCAGAAGATCACCATCCTCTCTAGATTGTAGGGGGACAGTCACGTTTTGTGTGTATCAGACTGAAGAGTGTGTCCTCATGTAAAAATCCCACAGACACAAATTTGCTATTGTGTACGTGTTTACATACGTGTGTGGGCtcacatgcatatggaggtcaaaggtcaacattaggtgtcatttctcagatactgtctatcttttttttaaactggcctagaactcatcaaGTAACAtaggctggctggctagggaACTCCaagcatctgcctgtctcctgcctc
Coding sequences:
- the Mks1 gene encoding tectonic-like complex member MKS1 isoform X2; its protein translation is MYIMADLGPYGKLGYKAYEHILCILKVDSNGVITVKPDFTGIKGPYRIETEGEKQEHTSAWKYTIDNVSSLAQPEEEEREQRVFKDLYGRHKEYLSSLVGTDFEMTVPGALRLFVNGEVVSAQGYEYDHLCIHFFVELPAANWSSPSFPQFSGVTQTCATKSQGMDKVAYFSYPFAFEAFFLHEDESADALPEWPVLYCKVLSLDFWQRYRVEGYGAAVLPATPGSHTLTISTWRPMEMGLVAELRRFFIGGSLELEDPSYVRIPGTFKGERLSRFGFRTETTGTVTFRLHCLQQSRAFMESNSLRKQMRSVLDRLEGFSQQSSTHNVLEAFRRARRRMQEARESLPQDLVSPSGTLA
- the Mks1 gene encoding tectonic-like complex member MKS1 isoform X1 — translated: MAEAVWSTDTGEAVYRSRDPVRNLRLRVHLKRITSSNFLHYQPAAQMGKDLIDLATFRPPQVASGHRPDEEEEEEVVIGWQEKLFSQFEVDLYQNESACQSPLDHQYHQEVLKLENSGGRRNRRIFTYTDSDRYTDLEEYCQRVTTATSEVPSFLVERMAHVRRRRQDRRGTEGSKLKSRIITWEPSEDFIRNNHAINTPLQTMYIMADLGPYGKLGYKAYEHILCILKVDSNGVITVKPDFTGIKGPYRIETEGEKQEHTSAWKYTIDNVSSLAQPEEEEREQRVFKDLYGRHKEYLSSLVGTDFEMTVPGALRLFVNGEVVSAQGYEYDHLCIHFFVELPAANWSSPSFPQFSGVTQTCATKSQGMDKVAYFSYPFAFEAFFLHEDESADALPEWPVLYCKVLSLDFWQRYRVEGYGAAVLPATPGSHTLTISTWRPMEMGLVAELRRFFIGGSLELEDPSYVRIPGTFKGERLSRFGFRTETTGTVTFRLHCLQQSRAFMESNSLRKQMRSVLDRLEGFSQQSSTHNVLEAFRRARRRMQEARESLPQDLVSPSGTLA